In one window of Photobacterium leiognathi DNA:
- the tyrP gene encoding tyrosine transporter TyrP, whose amino-acid sequence MALNKTLGSMLIIAGTTIGAGMLALPLASAGLGFTTALIAMFGMWALMTYTALLMIEIHQHADTDATLNTLAQQLLGRRGQILANFAMMFLLYSLCAAYIACGGGQLSEKLSDWLNISIPPQLGALLFTILIAAVVSVGTHTVDMVNRILFTAKIVALAVMLGLLVPHVEGQHLVEMPVQKGLILSALPVVFTSFGFHGSIPSIVRYVGIDVKTLKKVMILGSALPLFIYLLWQLASQGVMSQPELMASTTLGSFIASLSELLHNPMVSKSVSIFADLALATSFLGVSLGLFDFMSDSLKRSSDVSGRVQTGMITFLPPLAFAIFYPQGFIMALGYAAIALVILAIFLPVAMVRSQRKKHKSENLMPLYMVRGGNLALAIVTLAGVLIISAQTMQMVGIIPAVG is encoded by the coding sequence ATGGCTTTAAATAAAACACTTGGCAGCATGCTTATTATTGCAGGAACCACGATAGGTGCTGGCATGTTGGCATTACCTTTGGCTTCGGCTGGCTTAGGATTTACAACGGCGTTAATTGCAATGTTCGGTATGTGGGCACTCATGACCTACACCGCACTATTAATGATTGAAATCCACCAGCATGCAGACACAGATGCGACACTGAATACTTTGGCTCAACAACTTCTTGGTCGCAGAGGGCAAATTCTTGCAAATTTTGCCATGATGTTTTTGCTCTACTCGCTATGTGCAGCCTACATTGCTTGTGGTGGTGGTCAGTTAAGTGAGAAATTAAGTGATTGGTTAAACATTTCTATTCCACCTCAACTTGGGGCATTACTCTTTACCATACTTATCGCAGCAGTTGTTTCAGTAGGCACACATACGGTTGATATGGTTAACCGTATCCTCTTTACAGCAAAAATTGTGGCATTAGCTGTGATGTTAGGTTTGCTTGTTCCCCATGTAGAGGGTCAACACCTTGTTGAAATGCCAGTACAAAAAGGGCTAATCCTTTCTGCATTACCTGTGGTATTTACCTCTTTCGGCTTCCACGGCAGTATTCCATCAATCGTACGCTACGTCGGTATTGATGTTAAAACATTAAAAAAAGTGATGATCTTAGGCTCTGCATTGCCGCTATTTATTTACTTATTATGGCAACTAGCAAGCCAAGGTGTAATGAGCCAGCCTGAATTAATGGCAAGCACAACATTGGGAAGTTTCATTGCTAGCTTAAGTGAGTTATTACACAACCCTATGGTCAGCAAGTCAGTGTCTATTTTCGCAGACTTAGCACTAGCAACGTCTTTCCTTGGTGTAAGTTTAGGTTTATTTGATTTTATGTCAGATAGCTTAAAACGCTCAAGTGATGTGAGTGGTCGAGTACAAACAGGTATGATCACCTTCTTACCACCTCTTGCTTTCGCCATTTTCTACCCACAAGGGTTCATCATGGCTTTAGGCTACGCAGCAATTGCGCTTGTTATTTTAGCTATATTCTTACCTGTTGCGATGGTTCGTTCACAGCGTAAAAAGCATAAATCAGAAAACCTCATGCCTTTATACATGGTACGAGGTGGAAACCTTGCCTTAGCAATTGTTACGTTAGCCGGAGTATTAATTATTTCAGCACAAACCATGCAAATGGTAGGTATTATTCCAGCGGTAGGTTAA
- a CDS encoding CinA family nicotinamide mononucleotide deamidase-related protein encodes MIEITMISTGEEVLLGDITDTNAAWLSRYLFEQGLTMTRRVTVGDHCERLAKEIESCSLNSDIVIVNGGLGPTSDDLTAVAAAMAANVGLEQSDHWVAEMKAKYEKLNREMPAANLKQAMLPEGAELIDNPVGTACGFAIKLNRSWIFFTPGVPSEFKIMVKDQILPRLQAKYPANQSLHCFRLFTYGLSESSISDAFQHLTLPQGYEIGYRSSLPFIEVKLFAPEQGNTALTLLAEMETLLGDNIVGKQVGLIDNLASMLIQHNKKLAIVEQSTGGFVVNWLNQQPALSEYVVSASVQNTVVDTKTDMDALVKAASDQLQRLSLIPNSQIGLFSGALHDGAVTVGLITDEEKWIQHVQFKRVYSHDDQRWVIATVLLDMLRRYLQGVAIFGHYESLNRLFENHSLKLMNLQKR; translated from the coding sequence ATGATTGAAATAACAATGATCAGTACAGGTGAAGAAGTATTATTAGGTGATATTACTGATACAAATGCAGCATGGTTATCCCGATATCTGTTTGAACAGGGCTTAACAATGACACGCCGTGTAACGGTAGGGGATCATTGTGAGCGACTGGCAAAAGAGATTGAGTCGTGCAGTTTAAATAGCGACATTGTTATTGTGAATGGTGGGCTCGGGCCGACAAGTGACGATCTCACCGCAGTCGCTGCTGCGATGGCTGCAAATGTAGGATTAGAGCAATCTGATCATTGGGTGGCAGAAATGAAAGCCAAATATGAAAAGCTTAATCGGGAAATGCCTGCCGCTAATTTAAAACAAGCGATGCTGCCTGAAGGGGCGGAGCTCATTGATAATCCTGTTGGAACCGCTTGTGGTTTTGCCATTAAATTAAATCGATCATGGATTTTCTTTACGCCTGGTGTTCCGAGTGAATTTAAAATCATGGTGAAAGATCAAATCTTACCTCGCCTGCAAGCAAAATATCCTGCCAATCAATCTTTACATTGTTTTCGTCTATTCACTTATGGTTTATCAGAATCAAGTATCAGTGATGCTTTTCAACATCTGACGTTGCCACAAGGTTATGAGATAGGTTATCGCTCATCATTGCCTTTTATCGAAGTTAAGTTATTTGCACCTGAGCAGGGTAATACCGCTTTGACACTGTTAGCTGAAATGGAAACCTTGCTCGGTGACAACATTGTTGGCAAGCAAGTAGGGTTAATTGACAACCTTGCTTCAATGCTTATTCAACACAATAAAAAGTTAGCGATAGTAGAGCAATCAACGGGTGGTTTTGTTGTTAACTGGTTAAATCAACAACCAGCACTGAGTGAATATGTGGTATCTGCATCCGTTCAAAATACAGTTGTCGATACGAAGACTGATATGGACGCTTTAGTCAAAGCAGCAAGTGATCAATTACAGCGTTTAAGTCTAATACCAAATAGTCAGATAGGGCTGTTTTCTGGCGCATTGCATGATGGTGCTGTCACGGTTGGGTTGATCACAGATGAGGAAAAATGGATCCAGCATGTACAGTTTAAACGAGTCTATAGCCATGATGATCAACGTTGGGTGATTGCGACTGTTTTATTAGATATGCTTCGCCGATACCTGCAAGGTGTTGCGATATTTGGTCATTATGAATCACTGAATAGATTATTCGAAAATCATAGTCTAAAACTTATGAACTTACAGAAACGATAA
- a CDS encoding META domain-containing protein gives MTFKLKKLALATSVVLSAFMLQACNDADTAANQNQQQTAPVAKAEKVEMKSLETKVIYLDRRMLPPGAVLNVTLEDVSLADAPSTTITSESMDVAGAPPYPVTLDYDAAKIQDKHRYSLRATIKVGDELVMTSTTSIDPFATDAKQPIEIKLDRVAHQAPEETAATGLAGQPWELVTLAGETVKPGADGNMAFIQFDMDKKSAYGFSGCNNFQGTFETSNGTLTMGPAASTRKMCMDGMELEKAFLASVPTYASYVIVDNVLTVKDKQGKEVATFKTGN, from the coding sequence ATGACTTTTAAATTAAAAAAGCTAGCGTTAGCAACTTCAGTTGTACTTTCTGCATTTATGCTACAAGCATGTAATGACGCTGACACTGCTGCAAATCAAAACCAACAACAGACAGCACCTGTTGCCAAAGCTGAGAAAGTAGAGATGAAATCATTAGAGACGAAGGTGATTTACTTAGATCGCCGTATGCTACCACCAGGTGCAGTATTAAATGTAACGTTAGAAGATGTTTCTTTAGCTGATGCACCATCAACAACGATCACGAGTGAGTCGATGGATGTAGCGGGCGCACCACCATACCCAGTAACACTAGATTATGATGCAGCGAAAATTCAAGATAAGCATCGTTACAGCCTACGTGCAACCATTAAGGTTGGTGATGAGTTAGTGATGACATCAACAACAAGCATTGATCCATTTGCTACTGATGCAAAACAACCTATTGAGATCAAATTAGATCGTGTTGCTCATCAAGCGCCAGAAGAAACTGCAGCGACAGGTCTTGCTGGTCAACCATGGGAATTAGTTACACTGGCAGGTGAAACTGTTAAGCCTGGTGCTGATGGCAACATGGCATTTATCCAATTTGATATGGATAAGAAGTCTGCATATGGTTTCTCTGGTTGTAATAACTTCCAAGGTACATTCGAAACATCGAATGGCACATTGACAATGGGACCTGCGGCATCAACACGTAAAATGTGTATGGATGGTATGGAGCTTGAAAAAGCATTCCTGGCGTCAGTACCAACCTATGCTAGCTATGTTATTGTTGATAACGTCTTAACGGTAAAAGATAAGCAAGGAAAAGAGGTTGCTACCTTTAAAACTGGCAACTAA
- the potE gene encoding putrescine-ornithine antiporter, which translates to MSSASNKMGLMGLTTIVTVNMMGSGIILLPSSLAATGGIALLAWVITALGALAIAYAFAKCGMYCTDDGGMSAYSEKAHGKSSFFIASYTYYVCLVISAVAIAVSCVGYLEYFIPWLKETPIHTFVGVISILIITMFANVRGAKITGRISTVTVWGIIIPVLGLSIIGWFWFDPKIFAEAWNPHNVSIGSAIYAGMALTLWAFLGIESAGANSGTVENPERNVPLACMLATVFSAATYIASTTVIQGIIPNDILAKSDSPFGLVFAQMFTPFVGEIITAMAIMACVGSLLGWQFTNAQVSKVAADMRLFPKIFSDVNKHDAPFKGMMIMLALELLLAVMTISPTLLKQFNVLVNLAVFINMVPYILSLTALGIIMKQANVGQKEYNTGILVGSVAVIYSIYGAYSTGEEAVFYGTVITLFGYFFYGFIASRDATPNKT; encoded by the coding sequence ATGAGTTCTGCCAGCAATAAAATGGGGTTAATGGGATTAACAACCATTGTTACCGTTAATATGATGGGGTCAGGGATAATATTATTACCGTCGAGTCTTGCTGCAACAGGGGGTATTGCTTTACTTGCTTGGGTAATTACAGCACTAGGAGCATTAGCCATTGCGTATGCATTTGCTAAATGCGGTATGTACTGTACTGATGATGGGGGGATGTCTGCCTATTCAGAAAAAGCACATGGTAAATCCAGTTTCTTTATTGCTTCTTATACCTACTATGTGTGTTTAGTTATCAGTGCGGTTGCAATTGCCGTATCTTGTGTTGGTTATCTAGAATATTTTATTCCTTGGTTGAAAGAAACCCCAATTCATACTTTCGTTGGCGTTATTTCCATTCTTATTATCACCATGTTTGCCAATGTTAGAGGGGCTAAAATTACTGGTCGAATTTCAACCGTAACCGTGTGGGGCATTATTATTCCTGTATTGGGTTTATCCATAATTGGCTGGTTCTGGTTTGATCCTAAAATCTTTGCCGAGGCTTGGAACCCGCATAACGTCTCGATTGGTAGTGCAATTTATGCGGGGATGGCACTCACTTTATGGGCCTTCCTTGGTATCGAATCTGCTGGTGCTAACTCGGGTACTGTTGAAAATCCAGAGCGTAATGTACCACTTGCTTGTATGTTGGCTACAGTCTTTTCCGCTGCAACCTATATTGCCTCAACGACAGTTATTCAAGGTATTATTCCAAACGATATTCTTGCTAAATCTGATTCTCCTTTTGGTCTGGTATTTGCTCAAATGTTTACGCCTTTCGTGGGAGAAATTATTACCGCAATGGCAATCATGGCATGTGTTGGCTCTTTATTAGGATGGCAGTTTACAAATGCTCAGGTGTCGAAAGTTGCTGCAGATATGCGTTTATTCCCCAAAATCTTTTCAGATGTAAATAAGCACGATGCACCGTTTAAAGGCATGATGATTATGCTAGCTTTAGAATTATTGTTAGCTGTGATGACGATTTCTCCAACGTTATTAAAACAATTTAACGTCTTGGTTAATTTAGCCGTATTTATCAACATGGTGCCTTATATTCTATCACTTACTGCTCTTGGCATAATTATGAAGCAGGCTAATGTGGGTCAGAAAGAATATAACACGGGCATATTAGTTGGCTCCGTCGCTGTTATTTACAGTATTTATGGCGCTTATTCTACGGGTGAAGAAGCCGTCTTCTACGGCACTGTTATTACCTTATTTGGTTATTTCTTCTATGGCTTTATTGCTAGTCGAGATGCAACACCTAATAAAACGTAA
- the adiA gene encoding arginine decarboxylase, which produces MLNYGKHKRVLVFDNSQQTGVIANAIDRLIEEFKKESINVLTASSYDDCYSILNVNLAIDCLMLTSSMTGQQQEENDMFFSLIDKLNQRQEGVPVFLLAERKKVTLCVNRELMSQVDEFAWILEDTSDFIAGRAIAAMDRYREQLLPPLASAMMKYDDIHEYSWAAPGHQGGVGFRKTPAGQRFYNYYGEGLFRSDMGIERGSLGSLLDHTGAFGESEDYAAKVFGADKSYSLVTGTSGANRTIMQICMRENTLAICDRNCHKSIEQGLMLTGALPVYMVPTRNRYGIIGPIYPDQMSPEGLKKAAESSELTNAKAGTQATYAVVTNCTYDGLCYNAKRAQDILAESSNRIHFDEAWYGYARFNPIYTDHFAMRGEPVEDPDAPTVFATHSTHKLLNALSQASWIHIRYGKDHINFERFNQSYMMHATTSPLYAISASNDIAVSQMDGGRGHSLTQEVIKEAVDYRQAMGRLYREFAADGDWFFKPWNAETITDPETGKVYDFEDAPAELVATNQDFWVMKPGDKWHGFDDIPADWCMLDPIKVSILAPGMGDDGKLLDSGVQAALVTQYLTRFGIVPTRTTDFQVMFLFSMGITKGKWATLVNTLLSFKTHYDNNTPLKNALPDLVAAHPEVYGHLGLKDLGDKMFGYLKQHTPSEMLNAAYSTLPKADITPRAAFEAIVDDNVEMVPSHKLQGRVAANAVIPYPPGIPMLMSGENFGDDSSPQIGYLHSLEVWDKEFPGFEHETEGTEVEDGVYHVMCVKKS; this is translated from the coding sequence ATGCTTAATTACGGGAAACATAAGAGAGTTTTAGTATTTGATAACTCTCAGCAAACTGGGGTGATTGCGAATGCGATTGATCGTTTAATTGAAGAATTTAAAAAAGAATCGATCAATGTGCTAACAGCATCATCTTATGATGATTGTTACTCTATTTTAAATGTAAACCTTGCTATCGACTGTTTAATGTTGACATCAAGTATGACGGGACAGCAACAAGAAGAGAACGATATGTTCTTCTCTTTGATTGATAAATTAAATCAACGCCAAGAAGGGGTGCCAGTTTTCCTATTGGCAGAGAGAAAGAAAGTAACTCTCTGTGTTAATCGCGAATTAATGTCGCAGGTTGATGAGTTTGCGTGGATTTTAGAAGACACCTCAGACTTTATTGCCGGACGTGCGATAGCAGCGATGGATCGCTACCGTGAGCAATTATTACCACCACTCGCTTCTGCGATGATGAAATACGACGATATCCATGAGTATTCATGGGCTGCGCCTGGTCATCAAGGTGGTGTAGGGTTTAGGAAAACACCTGCGGGGCAACGTTTCTATAATTATTACGGTGAAGGGCTATTTCGCTCAGATATGGGTATTGAACGTGGATCATTAGGTTCATTGCTCGATCACACTGGCGCTTTTGGTGAAAGTGAAGATTATGCCGCAAAAGTGTTTGGTGCTGATAAGTCTTACTCATTGGTGACAGGGACATCCGGTGCAAACCGTACCATTATGCAAATTTGTATGAGAGAGAATACTCTCGCAATTTGTGACCGAAATTGTCATAAGTCTATTGAGCAGGGGTTAATGTTAACTGGGGCATTACCTGTTTATATGGTACCGACACGTAACCGTTACGGTATTATCGGACCAATTTACCCTGATCAAATGTCACCAGAAGGGTTAAAAAAAGCTGCTGAAAGTAGCGAACTCACAAATGCAAAAGCCGGTACTCAAGCAACGTATGCCGTAGTCACTAACTGTACCTACGATGGTTTATGTTATAACGCTAAACGTGCACAAGACATCTTAGCGGAAAGTAGTAATCGTATTCACTTTGATGAAGCTTGGTATGGTTATGCGCGTTTTAATCCGATTTACACCGATCACTTTGCGATGCGTGGTGAACCTGTTGAAGATCCGGATGCACCGACAGTGTTTGCGACACACTCCACTCACAAATTACTGAATGCGCTCTCTCAAGCCTCTTGGATCCATATTCGCTACGGTAAAGACCATATTAACTTTGAGCGCTTTAACCAGTCTTACATGATGCATGCAACCACTTCTCCTCTGTATGCGATCAGTGCATCGAATGATATTGCAGTATCGCAAATGGATGGTGGACGTGGTCACTCATTAACACAAGAAGTGATCAAAGAAGCGGTGGACTATCGTCAGGCAATGGGGCGCTTGTACCGTGAGTTTGCTGCTGATGGCGACTGGTTCTTTAAACCTTGGAACGCAGAAACCATTACTGATCCTGAAACCGGTAAAGTCTATGACTTTGAAGATGCACCTGCTGAGCTAGTTGCAACCAACCAAGATTTCTGGGTGATGAAACCGGGCGATAAATGGCATGGCTTTGATGATATCCCAGCTGACTGGTGTATGCTCGATCCAATTAAAGTGAGTATCCTCGCACCAGGTATGGGGGATGATGGTAAGTTGCTAGATAGCGGTGTACAAGCAGCGCTTGTAACACAATATTTAACACGTTTTGGTATAGTCCCAACACGTACTACAGATTTCCAAGTGATGTTCTTATTCTCAATGGGGATCACCAAAGGTAAGTGGGCAACCTTGGTTAATACCTTACTCAGCTTTAAAACACACTATGATAATAATACACCGTTGAAAAATGCATTACCTGATTTAGTGGCAGCGCATCCTGAAGTGTATGGTCATTTAGGTCTTAAAGATCTGGGTGATAAGATGTTTGGCTATTTGAAACAACATACACCATCAGAAATGCTCAATGCGGCTTATTCAACGCTACCTAAAGCAGATATTACACCTCGTGCGGCTTTTGAAGCGATCGTTGATGATAATGTTGAAATGGTGCCATCCCATAAACTGCAAGGCCGTGTCGCAGCGAATGCGGTTATTCCATATCCACCGGGTATTCCAATGTTAATGTCAGGGGAAAACTTTGGTGATGATAGTAGCCCGCAAATTGGTTACTTACATAGTTTAGAAGTGTGGGATAAAGAATTCCCTGGCTTTGAACATGAAACCGAAGGGACAGAAGTTGAAGATGGTGTTTACCACGTGATGTGTGTGAAGAAGTCTTAG
- the yfaE gene encoding class I ribonucleotide reductase maintenance protein YfaE gives MSQLTIKVNGVEVHGNNHEPLLKQLEQAGIQPEYQCRNGMCGACRCKLKQGAVDQQDALAFIAPNEILTCRSVPKSNVEIEFDYQLPTVSEPIKKAAQ, from the coding sequence ATGAGTCAATTAACCATCAAGGTTAATGGCGTGGAGGTTCATGGTAATAACCATGAGCCTCTGCTCAAGCAGCTTGAACAAGCAGGTATTCAACCTGAGTATCAATGCCGTAATGGTATGTGCGGTGCTTGTCGCTGTAAGTTAAAACAAGGTGCTGTTGACCAACAAGATGCCCTTGCTTTTATTGCGCCGAATGAAATTCTTACCTGTCGCTCAGTACCTAAAAGTAATGTTGAAATCGAATTCGACTACCAACTACCCACTGTAAGCGAGCCAATAAAAAAGGCAGCTCAATAA
- the nrdB gene encoding class Ia ribonucleoside-diphosphate reductase subunit beta, producing MAYSTFCQTRNDQLKEPMFFGQSVNVARYDQQKFEIFEKLIEKQLSFFWRPEEVDVSGDRINYNNLPDHEKHIFISNLKYQTLLDSIQGRSPNVALLPIVSIPELETWIETWSFSETIHSRSYTHIIRNIVNNPSVVFDDIVENEHIIKRAGDISKYYDALIAATNDYHRFGEGNHSANGVPFTVSLRELKKKLYLCLMSVNALEAIRFYVSFACSFAFAERELMEGNAKIIKLIARDEALHLTGTQHILNLLRTGQDDPEMAEIAVECEQECFDIFKSAAEQEKDWADYLFKDGSMIGLNKQILCQYVEYITNLRMSAVGLRPAYEGATQNPIPWINSWLSSDNVQVAPQEAEISSYLVGQIDNDVSADDLGDFEL from the coding sequence ATGGCTTACAGTACTTTTTGTCAAACCCGCAACGATCAATTAAAAGAGCCAATGTTCTTTGGTCAATCGGTGAATGTTGCTCGCTACGACCAACAAAAATTTGAGATTTTCGAAAAACTCATCGAAAAACAACTTTCTTTCTTCTGGCGTCCAGAAGAAGTTGATGTGTCTGGCGACCGTATCAACTACAACAATTTGCCAGATCATGAAAAGCATATTTTCATCAGTAACCTGAAATACCAAACGCTATTGGATTCTATTCAAGGTCGTAGCCCTAACGTTGCGCTTCTGCCTATCGTTTCTATCCCTGAGTTAGAAACTTGGATTGAAACATGGTCGTTCTCTGAAACCATCCACTCACGTTCTTATACGCATATTATCCGCAATATCGTTAATAACCCTTCGGTTGTTTTTGACGATATCGTCGAGAATGAACATATCATTAAACGTGCTGGTGATATTTCTAAGTACTACGATGCGCTAATTGCAGCAACGAATGATTACCACCGTTTCGGTGAAGGTAATCACTCAGCAAATGGTGTTCCATTTACTGTTAGCCTTCGTGAATTAAAGAAAAAGCTATACCTTTGTTTAATGTCAGTTAACGCGCTAGAAGCAATCCGTTTCTACGTGAGCTTTGCTTGTTCATTTGCTTTCGCTGAGCGTGAGCTTATGGAAGGTAATGCGAAAATCATTAAGCTGATCGCACGTGATGAAGCACTGCACTTAACAGGTACTCAGCATATTCTGAACTTGCTACGTACGGGTCAAGACGATCCTGAAATGGCAGAAATTGCAGTGGAATGCGAGCAAGAATGTTTCGATATCTTTAAATCTGCCGCTGAGCAAGAAAAAGATTGGGCAGATTACCTATTTAAAGATGGCTCTATGATTGGCTTGAATAAGCAGATCTTGTGTCAATATGTTGAATACATCACTAACCTACGTATGTCTGCTGTGGGTCTACGCCCTGCTTACGAAGGTGCAACGCAAAACCCAATCCCATGGATCAACTCTTGGTTATCTTCTGATAACGTACAAGTTGCTCCTCAAGAAGCAGAAATCAGTTCATACCTTGTTGGTCAAATTGACAACGATGTAAGTGCTGACGATCTTGGTGACTTCGAACTATGA
- the nrdA gene encoding class 1a ribonucleoside-diphosphate reductase subunit alpha gives MTQQLTVTKRDGRTENIDLDKIHRVIEWAAEGLENVSVSQVELKSHIQFYDGIRTDDIHETIIKAAADLISEETPDYQYLAARLAIFHLRKKAYGQFEPPKLYEHVKNLVAKGKYDEHLLEDYTEEEFAVMDTFIDHWRDMNFSYAAVKQLEGKYLVQNRVSGEIFESAQFLYILIAAALFNKYPKETRLDYIKRFYDAASLFKISLPTPIMSGVRTPTRQFSSCVLIECDDSLDSINATASSIVRYVSQRAGIGINAGRIRALGSEIRGGEAFHTGCIPFYKYFQTAVKCCSQGGVRGGAATLFYPIWHREVESLLVLKNNRGVEENRVRHMDYGVQINKLMYTRLIKGENISLFSPSDVPGMYDAFFADQEEFERLYLKYEQDSSIKRETIKAIDLFSLLMQERASTGRIYIQNVDHCNTHSPFDPAVAPIRQSNLCLEIALPTKPLNNVEDENGEIALCTLSAFNLGAIDSLDDLEELAELTVRALDALLDYQDYPLPAARRSTMNRRTLGVGVINFAYYLAKHGVRYSDGSANNLTHEAFEAIQYYLLKASVNLAKEQGACPAFNETTYAQGVLPIDTYKQDIDKICSAELRYDWETLREEIKTHGLRNSTLSALMPSETSSQISNATNGIEPPRGFVSVKASKDGILKQVVPEYAKYKENYELLWNIGSNDGYLQLVGIMQKFIDQAISANTNYDPSKQPGGKVPMKLLLKDLLNAYKLGVKTLYYHNTRDGASDSQGDMAADDCTSCKI, from the coding sequence ATGACTCAACAACTAACAGTTACCAAGCGCGACGGTCGTACTGAAAATATCGATTTAGATAAAATCCACCGCGTGATTGAATGGGCAGCAGAAGGTTTAGAAAACGTTTCTGTGTCTCAAGTAGAATTAAAGTCTCACATCCAGTTTTACGATGGTATCCGTACTGATGATATCCATGAAACAATCATCAAAGCTGCGGCAGATTTAATCTCTGAAGAAACCCCTGATTACCAATACCTTGCAGCACGCTTGGCGATTTTCCACCTACGTAAAAAAGCGTATGGTCAGTTTGAGCCACCAAAGCTATATGAGCACGTTAAAAACCTTGTCGCTAAAGGTAAATACGACGAGCACTTATTAGAAGATTACACTGAAGAAGAATTTGCAGTGATGGATACCTTTATCGATCACTGGCGCGATATGAACTTCTCATACGCAGCGGTTAAACAACTTGAAGGTAAATACCTTGTTCAAAACCGTGTATCAGGTGAAATTTTTGAAAGTGCACAGTTCTTATACATCCTGATCGCAGCTGCACTATTTAATAAATATCCAAAAGAAACACGTCTTGATTACATCAAACGTTTCTACGATGCAGCGTCACTATTTAAGATCTCGCTACCAACACCAATTATGTCTGGTGTTCGTACGCCAACACGTCAGTTCAGCTCATGTGTACTGATCGAATGTGACGATAGCCTTGATTCAATCAACGCAACAGCAAGTTCAATTGTGCGTTACGTATCTCAACGTGCTGGTATTGGTATCAACGCGGGTCGTATTCGTGCACTAGGCTCTGAAATCCGTGGTGGTGAAGCATTCCACACGGGTTGTATTCCTTTTTACAAGTACTTCCAAACAGCAGTAAAATGTTGTTCTCAAGGTGGAGTACGCGGTGGTGCAGCAACACTGTTCTACCCTATTTGGCACCGTGAAGTAGAATCACTACTTGTACTTAAGAATAACCGTGGTGTTGAAGAAAACCGTGTTCGTCACATGGACTACGGTGTTCAAATCAACAAACTGATGTACACACGTTTAATCAAAGGCGAAAACATTTCTCTGTTCTCTCCTTCTGATGTTCCAGGAATGTACGATGCATTCTTTGCAGATCAAGAAGAGTTCGAGCGTTTATACCTAAAATATGAGCAAGACAGCAGCATCAAGCGTGAAACAATCAAGGCAATTGATCTGTTCTCATTGCTAATGCAAGAACGTGCGTCTACAGGCCGTATTTACATCCAAAACGTTGACCACTGTAATACACACAGTCCATTTGATCCGGCTGTTGCACCTATTCGTCAATCTAACCTGTGTCTTGAGATCGCACTGCCGACTAAGCCACTGAACAACGTTGAAGACGAAAACGGTGAAATTGCACTATGTACGCTATCTGCATTTAACCTAGGTGCTATCGATAGCCTTGATGATTTAGAAGAGCTAGCTGAGCTAACGGTTCGTGCCCTAGATGCACTACTAGATTACCAAGACTACCCACTACCAGCTGCACGTCGTTCTACCATGAACCGTCGTACACTAGGTGTTGGTGTGATCAACTTTGCTTACTACTTAGCAAAACACGGTGTTCGTTACTCAGACGGTAGCGCAAACAACCTAACACACGAAGCATTTGAAGCCATTCAATACTACTTATTAAAGGCATCTGTAAACTTGGCGAAAGAGCAAGGCGCTTGCCCTGCATTTAACGAAACAACTTACGCACAAGGTGTACTACCTATCGATACTTATAAGCAAGATATCGATAAGATTTGCTCAGCAGAACTACGCTACGATTGGGAAACGTTACGTGAAGAGATCAAAACCCATGGTCTACGTAACTCAACGCTTTCTGCGTTAATGCCATCAGAGACATCATCGCAAATTTCAAATGCGACAAATGGTATTGAGCCACCGCGTGGTTTCGTTTCTGTTAAAGCATCAAAAGATGGTATCCTCAAGCAAGTTGTTCCTGAGTACGCTAAGTATAAAGAGAACTACGAGCTACTATGGAATATCGGTAGTAACGACGGTTACCTACAACTTGTGGGTATCATGCAGAAATTTATCGACCAAGCTATCTCGGCGAATACGAATTATGATCCGAGTAAGCAACCTGGTGGTAAAGTTCCTATGAAGCTACTACTTAAAGATCTACTAAATGCTTACAAACTAGGTGTGAAAACACTTTACTACCATAACACTCGTGACGGTGCCTCAGATAGTCAAGGTGATATGGCTGCAGACGATTGCACTAGTTGTAAAATTTAA